ACGTATACCCCGATCCCTGCGTCCGCGCAGACCGCTGCACACCGCAGCACCTCGAATACGCCGCCCATACGCGCGGGCTTCAGGTTCACCGCCGCGGGGCGGACGGGCAGGGCGGCCACGTCCTCCGCGTGCCCGATGGCGGCGTCGAAGCTCACCCGGCCGGCGGCCACGCCGGGTGGCGGGTCCTCGATCAGCACCGCGGGCAGCGCGCGCCGCGCCCGCTCGACGGCGCGCGCGTCGCCGTGGCCCTTGAAGTCCAGCACCGCGACCCGCCCGAGCTTCGCGAGCGCGCGGTACACGTCGTCGTCCCACTCCGGGTCCGCGTCGATCTTGAGCTCGACGCCGGGATGGCGTCGCGCCTCGGCCGCGGGATCCGCGACGCGCCCGAAGGACACGACGTAGCGCACCGGCCGCGGTGTCACGTCGAGGAGCGAAAAGAGGTTCGTCCCCGCCTGCTCGAGCGCGAGGTCGATCGCCGCCGCCTCGAGCGCGGCTCGGTCGTACGGATGCCGGAACCGGCGCGCCACCTCCGCCGCCCAATCGCCGAGCTGCCAGCGGCCCCGCGGGACCGAGGCCATCGCGTCGCGGAAGGCTGCATGCGCCGCGGACGTCCACCCGACGTGCCCCCCGCCCCCCGCGGTCTCGTCGCCGCGGAGCCATACGACGGACGTCGGCCGCTCGCCGCCGTACGACGGCACGCGCACGGAGCCGACACGGCACTCGACCGCCTCGATCGTCACGCCGAGCGCCGCGAGCTCAGGCGTCGGCAGCACAGCGGAAGCCGGCGAAGATCTGTCGCCGCTCGGGGAGGTCCCAGTTGCGGAAGGTGTTGCGGATGGCGATCGGCCGCGTCGCCCACGAGCCGCCGCGCAGCACCTTGTAGCCGCGGCCGAAGTGCACCTCGGAGTACTCGCGGTACGGGAAGGCCTCGAAGCCGGGGTAGGGCGCGAAGTCGCTGGCCGTCCACTCCCACACGTCGCCGATCATCTGATGGCAGCCGAAGAAGCTCCGCCCGCGCGGGTAGGCGCCGACCGCCGCCGGTGCGAACGTCTGCTGTTCGAGGTTCGCGTGGTCGTCGGTCGGCGACAGGTCGCCCCAGGGGTAGCGGCGTGCCACGCGCTTCTCCAGATCCCACGCCGCAGCCTTCTCCCACTCGGCCTCGGTCGGCAGTCGCTTCCCCGCCCAGCGCGCGTACGCCGCCGCCTCGTGCCAGGACACGTGGACGACGGGCCGGTCGGGCACGAGCGGCGCGGTGCGGCCGAAGGCGCGCTCGCTCCAGGTGCCGTCGGCGTTCCGGACCCACTGCGCCGGGTGAGCGGCGCGCGCCCCCTGGAGCCAGAGCCAGGCGTCATCGGTCCACAGCTCGCGCCGCCGGTAGCCGCCGTCGAGCATGAACGCCAGGTACTGGCCGTTGGTCACGGGCGCCAGGTCCAGCCGGAAGCGTGGCACGTCGACGGCATGCGCCGGCCGCTCGTTGTCGTAGGCGAAGCCGCGGTCGTCGGTTCCCATCACGAACGGGCCGGCGGGGATGACGGCCGACTCGGGGTCGACCGGCACGACCGCGGCGGGCGGCTCGCGCCGCCGCGCGGGCTCGTAGACGAGGCCCTCCATCAGCTGGACGGCCTGCAGGATCGTCTCGCTGTGCTGCGCCTCGTGCTGCGCGATCAGCTTGTAGATGTAGCCGTCGGCCAGCAGCGGGTCGCTGGCGTCGAGGTCGAGCTGTGCGAGCCGCTGGCGGGCGCGCTGGCGGACCTCGTGCAGGTAGGCCAGGCATGCCGCGCGGTTGCCGAGGGGCAGGTGCTTCCGGGTCGGCCGCGGGTTGGCGATGGGGTCGTAGATGCGGTCGCGCACGAAGTCGGCGGGCACGGCCGGGTCGAGCGCCCGGATCGACCACTGCTCCTCGAAGTTGGCGACGTGCCCGAGGTCCCAGACGACGGGGCTGAGCAGCGGGCTCACCTGGCGCACGAGGTCGGCGTCGTCGAGCGGATCAATCAGCTCGAGCGTCCGCGCCCGCGCCGTCGCGAGATGCGTCCAGGCCGAGCGTTGGCGGCCCTCGGCGAGCGCGCTCCGGCCGCGCTTGCGCAGGAGCAGGAGCGCGAAGGCCTTGGTCGGATCCGTGAAGGTGCGCACGGTCTCGAGGCCGTAGCGCGCGACGGTGGCCGCCATCTCGTCGGCACGGAACTTCCGGCTGATCTCGGTCATGATCATCTCGCCGGGCGCGATGCGGAAGCGCCGGCCGAGGTCGCGGAGCTCGATCACCGCCTCGCGCATGAAGCGCGCGAAGATCTCGATCCGGTCGAGCCGGTCGTTGTAGTGCGCGACGTGCTCGATGGCGTCGAGGTCGAGGCGCGTGCCGAGCTCGCGGTTCATGCGCGCGAAGAGGTTCCGCGTGAACTCGGCGGTCAC
This region of Deltaproteobacteria bacterium genomic DNA includes:
- a CDS encoding ergothioneine biosynthesis protein EgtB, with product MAATVARYGLETVRTFTDPTKAFALLLLRKRGRSALAEGRQRSAWTHLATARARTLELIDPLDDADLVRQVSPLLSPVVWDLGHVANFEEQWSIRALDPAVPADFVRDRIYDPIANPRPTRKHLPLGNRAACLAYLHEVRQRARQRLAQLDLDASDPLLADGYIYKLIAQHEAQHSETILQAVQLMEGLVYEPARRREPPAAVVPVDPESAVIPAGPFVMGTDDRGFAYDNERPAHAVDVPRFRLDLAPVTNGQYLAFMLDGGYRRRELWTDDAWLWLQGARAAHPAQWVRNADGTWSERAFGRTAPLVPDRPVVHVSWHEAAAYARWAGKRLPTEAEWEKAAAWDLEKRVARRYPWGDLSPTDDHANLEQQTFAPAAVGAYPRGRSFFGCHQMIGDVWEWTASDFAPYPGFEAFPYREYSEVHFGRGYKVLRGGSWATRPIAIRNTFRNWDLPERRQIFAGFRCAADA